AATACAAATAAGTGGAAGTTAagagttgtataaagctctggttagactgcatctggagtactgcgttcagttctgggcacacaCCTCagtaaagatatattggccttggagggggtgcggtgcagattcaccagaatgataaccgtagctaaaaaggttaaattatgaggacaggttgcatagactaggcttgtattccctcaaataCAGAAGGAttaaggtatttaagatgattaaaggatttgataggtagatagagagaaactatttcctccggtggggggagtccagaacaaggggcataaccttaaaattagaacaatgccgttcaggggtaatgttaggaagcacttcttcacactcagcccatctgcagctgaaaccttcattcatccttttgttacctccggacttgactattccaatcctctcatggccggtctcccattttccatcctctgtaaacttcagttcgtccagagctctgctgcccgtatcctgactcgcatcaagtcccgttcacccatcactcctgtgctcgctgacctatattggctccccatccaacatcacctcaaatttaaaattctcattcttgtgttcaaatccctccatggtcttgcatctccctatctctgtaacttcctccagccctacaaccctctgagaactcttgcgttcctccaattctggccttttgtgcttcccgatttccttcgcccctccattgttggccgtgccttcagctgtctaagcccttagctctggaattccatccctaaacctctctacctttcctccttttaagatgctcgttaaaacctacctctttgaccaagcttttggttacctgtcctaatatctccatatgtggctcggtgtcaaattctgactgataacgctcctgtgaagccgcttggttgttttactacgttaaaggtgctacataaatgcaagttgttgttggaactCTCgctcccaaaaagctgctgaggctaggtgaattgaaaatgtaaaaactgagattggtagatttttgttaggcaaggatatggaaccaaggtggataaatggagttaatgtacagatcagccatgatctaactgaatggtagaacaggcttgaggtcctgcatggcctacttctgttcctatggtgCATACAGAGAATAAGAAATATAATCAAATGCTGTAATGTTTTGTTCTCCATTTTTTAGCTTTCACATTACTGAAGAACCATCTTGGGTGGAAAAATTGTCTCCTGGTCATAGGTGCACTGCAGCTAAATATCGTTGTGTGTGGAGCTCTACTTCGGCCAATTGTTATCAGAAGAACAGAGAAAGAACCAATGGATGCGGCCATGGAAACCAAGTACATGCTGGAGAATGAGGAAACACGCATCTCTGTAGACTCTGGAGTGGAATCTTTATCTACCTCAAGTAATCACTTGCAACATAGTAAAAAGTGTATAACAAATGATAGTCACAAAGAAAATCTTGAGATGCTTCCAGACAGGAAGCCAAAACCAAAGCATCAATCAAAGTTGCTTGACTTTTCAGTTCTAAAAAACAAAAGCTTCATCTTTTATGCACTTTTTGGACTGTTTGGCACTTTGGGATTCTTGGCACCTCAACTGTATGTCATTCCCCTCAGCATTAGCCTGGGTGTTGATGAGTGGGCAGCATACATGCTATCTGCTATGGCAATCATGGAGGTGTTTGGTAGGCTCTCAGGAGGCTGGGTCCTAAACAAGCAGCCCATACGCAAGATTTACATTGAACTGATCTGTGTGAGCCTACTGAGTCTGGTATTGTTGTGCTTTCCATTCACAAAAGGATTCTGGAGCCTTGTTACATGCAGCATGCTGTATGGATTCATGTTTGGCACTGTGGCTGGTACCCATATTCCAATGTTGGCAGAAGATGACGTGGTTGGGGTTGAGAAAATGTCATCTGCCGTTGGAATCTACATCTTTATACAGAGCTTTTCAGGACTTGCTGGGCCACCTATTGGAGgtactgtttatttttttttcatcACCGAGTCAAGCCTCAAATTTACATACTAGCAGGGTAGAAACTGTAGTGAAAGTGAAATGCGGCTATACTAGAATGTATTTAATTTGACCACAAAATAGCTATCTGGCATTACAGTAGGTAACATTGCTCCATTGTAGTGCACTTTTGGGAGAAGTTGTACCCTAATGCAACTGCTCCAAAAGGGCAGAAAGGTTAGAAATTCTTAAAGTAGAACGTACCTTGCACAATAAAACAGCTAATATATTCTTCAAGGAAATCAACAAAATAACTATATGTTGAGCAAGAATGTAAGTTTACAGTTTCAGTGTCATCCAATTAATCTTGTACACCTTATTTTAAAGTTTGAAGTACCAACTGGAGATATGACAAATGCAAATTCTTGGCCTATTATAATACACTCTGCAAACTTTATAGTGTAGCTCAGTTATGAAGTCACCTGAATCAAATTCAGATAAGTTATGTAAAACTATTACTTTAGCTGCAGATAACTGCAATAGGTGCAAAGCAAAGTTTGAGAGGTTTCCAGGCGATCCAGTGAACCAGCTGGGAACTTTTCAaaacttattttaatttttttttaatgttaaccAAGCCAACTACTCCATTGGCTCTTTAAACATTGTAATCATAATCAGCATTTGGATGCCTGGTAGCAATTTTCCATGGGCAGAGAGCTCAACATCCCAGGTAAATGTATTATAGCAATGACCTGAGCCTTAGTTTCCAACTTATGTCCCCTAGCTCAGAGTCCCAGCAATCAAGCATTGCAACCCGAGGGCTTCTTCTAAGTCACAGAACTCTTTTTTGGAGAAGTTCTGCACTTTCATCAAATTGAATACTTGCAAATGGGTTAGCTATCTAGTAACTGTTGAAAAATAAGCTTCTACCTCCAATGCACTAATTTCCCAATAAATTTATAAACAACCATTTGATTTAAGCTTACCACTGCAGTACTGATTTATATATAATGTAGACTAATGCTCACTTGCACGATGGACTTTATTTTATAGCTTCAACCAAGACTTCTGTTCATCTATAGAAATTGAATTCAAATCCTTTTACCAGTAGTCTGAGTTCTTGCATACTGAGCCATCCAGACCCTTTTATGAagtttttccttcatttacataaCAATTTATTGAGTATGCTGAAATCTGTAAGGAAATAAAATACTCAAGAATCTTTATCTAGAGCTTATATTAATGTACTTTTATCAAACTTCCACCAGAATCTGCCTTCATGGCAGAAAGCCCTGGATTTCAACCTGGAATTTCAATTTGATACATTTGAGGAAGCTTTGCATGGTGGATAGGTGTTTCCCAAACCAAATGTAGTTAAAGGGGTTTGTGCACCAAATTTACTACTATAAATGCCAATGTGATGTAACATTTAGGTTACCACTTTTGAAATGTCTTTCAGACTACTGGAAAAGAGTGTTACAAATGTAAAAGCTGAAAGCTAAATtgacttttcttttcttttcaggtTGGCTTGTGGATGTTACAGGTCGGAATTATGGATCTGCTTTCTTCTTTTGTGGTATTGGTGTGGGCGTGGGTGCAATTTTTCTCGCATTAGTTCGGCCATCTAAAAAAGGGTTCTGTAAGAGGAAACAGCCCCTGGAGACTGATAAGCAACATGAATTACAGCAAGATCTCAAAATTGCCcaggaggtgcctgaagatttcCTAGATACAGACCTGAGGAAACCAGAAAGTTTACAGGATCAATTTCAAAGCACAGCATGAAGAAACAAACAGGCATACACCACCACCAAGGAATGCATGTTCCCCTTTAAGTGTATCCCCTACATATCCTGCCAACTTCCTCAATTTGGCCTTATTTAATCTCAAACTTTCCCTATCCTCAAACCATCAACAAAATTGGCCACTCATTTTGTATACAAATACTGCAAGAAGCAAATTTTTCATGTTTACTATTTAGTGAAAAAGGGCTAAAGTTCAGGGCAACTAAAAGTAGCCAGAAACGCATTACAAAAATGAAAGCAggaacatgatgaaatatatggaAAGGATTCAAGCTAGTTCAGACTGCATCCAGAATGTGAGCAATCATGTTTAGCAAAATTTTCAGTTCATGTTTGTTTTGCAGTCCCATTGGGTAAATTAGTGCATACAATATCTGGACATTTTGTCTTTATATAAAGGTATTCTCTTAAATAGGATGATGTGCAAAAACATTTGACACATTGGCCTAATAGTTCAAACCACTGAACGTTCTGTTCCAAAATAGAGTATCTTTGAGTTCCAAGGATGTTGGTCATTTCAACTTACCTGTATCTATTGTTCTCTTCTTATTCAGACCACAGGATGGACCACTATGCAATAATGAGACATTTTACCTCAGTGAGGGAAATACCAGGCAATTCAATTTGACAGATGTAGTCATTTGTGAAAACAGCATTGATTGTGAAAAAAATCTATGGCCCAGAGAATCCTGAAGGATGTACGGGGTTGAACAGCAGATGTTCGAGGATGTAAAGTTGTATGCCATTATGGAGTTGATATGGATTGGGTTAGGTATCATTTCACCACCCTAGATTACACAAAAGACATTCAAAGCTCCTGAGTTTTAAAGAGATTTGAAATGACTACATAAAAGTAAACTGCCGGCTATAAACTCTTCATTCTTCAAATAATTTCCTCTTTTGCACCATACACTTCCCTTCTCTAGAAAACACCACTATATCAAAAACTTGAATACTACTACTATATCTGGGACACTCTTCAAGCACTCCTCGTGCACTCCTGGACTGGATACGAGAAAGTCCTTGACACTTGAAAAAGAGACTATTCTCAAACTTTCTCCTACCAATCCCACTTTACTGTTTTTTTCGATTATCAATACTAAGTGCCCctgaggatttttaaaaaatattttgatcTCTAAATACTAGACCTTTGTGCACTtcatcctccctccatccctaCTCAAAAAAACCAAGACTCATTGCATAATCtcctaactcattctttctcatGATTTAAAAACTGTTGAATGCCATAGCTCCCtcaactctttccttcctcccacaATATTCATGCTTTTAAAGACTGCCATTACCTAATCACTACATCATGATTTACCACATCTTTTCTGTTACTTTTTCCAACATTATGGTGTTTGCACTATGGGTCTTggctttttaattttaaaaaatgcgtGTCTTCCATATCATTTGGGTATGCCCAGGTAACAGATTTGAAGCTACATGAGAATTACACACTTTTAGCTTTTTAAATATGAAATCCAACTGCCAATCATATAGCCTTCCCTTCCTGCACTATATGTAGGGGGCATTTGACACTATCGGCTGTTTCCAGAAAAAGTTAAAAGGTTATACAGTTCACATTGCTAATCGTTGCACTTACACATGCACTATGTTCTATTGAACCCACCCTTTCATCATCATCTATATACTATAGGGATTTAAAATGCAGTAGTTTCCTTGCAAGAGAGTTAACCTTGGTTTGATGAATACCCTGCTACCAAACAGCAAAGTATTGTAAATTCCGACTCACCCTTCCCATTCATAATGCATAGCACATGACGTGTGGCAAGAAGAAGCCAATGAGTCAAATTTGTTCTTTCCCTTGAAAATCACTTCTGAGATAGGTTGTTCAGTCAGATTAACCATAAGTGAGTGGTTCACATCAGTGCTAAGCAACCAAAAAGGTCACCCTGTACCTCATCTGAGAATGAGGTTGAGACTTTTGGCATCATGCAGTCAGTATCAGCTTGTCAAATGTTCTGCTGTGGAATAGCGAACTCAGTAGAACTGCAAGTGCACCTGTATCAAATGATATTAACTGAGTCCCGTCTACACAGGTGCAAACTTGGTGGAGAGGCTTGGATGGCCAGCCAGGATTTATCCTTGCCACAAAGGAGCCCAGTCTGCTCGTGTTGACCTTTTGCATCAAGATTAAGCCCAACTCCATCAATTTATCTATTGGTGTTCTGGATGAATAACTTCCAGCAATGAGGCAATTTTCTGGAAACTACAAAAGTGAAGCTGACACGGATGGGACATAGCATCATGTATGTTCAGACAGGAAGCAGCTATGCCTACAGGGGGCAATTGAAACATCTTTTATACCAAAAGCAACAGTAGCAAGCCCAATGTGACATGAATAATCCTTCCCAAATAACTTTGGTATCTGGTTAATGGGAAACATAACTATCCTTACAGTACTCAGGAAGGACTCTCTTTATATacaggataaaaaaggagggtcaTGCAAGTGATGTGTCTTATTTCTCCTATTTGGGCTTATCCTACAAACTATGTGTAAGATGCTGAAATAAATAAGATCACAAAATTAGATGATCAAAataggaaatatttaaaactttgaagaagtaacaaagagtagacaagggtattgcagtagatgtaatatatttagattttcaaaaggcctttgataaggcacCACATGGTAGACTCAGAGCATGTTGCAAGCtggccagaaaacagagagtaggggttaaaggtagttactcagactggcataaagtgggaagtggtgtttcatAAGGATCggtggtgggaccactgttgttcactatttacataaacaatttggactcgggaatcagaagtacaatttcaaaatttgcggacaacatcaaattgggggggtatagttaataccgaggagaactgacaaaatacaggaagacattaataaacttgcagaatgggcgtataattggcaaatgaatttcaatatagataagtgtgaggtattacattttggtaggaagaataagggggctacatactgcttggataataagaggctaaatggggtagaggagcaaaggggtctgggagtacagatacacaaatcactagaagtagtgacgcaggttaataaggccattaaaaaaaagcaaaccaagtactggggttcatttctagatggatagaattgaaaagcagagaagttatgttaaacctgtatagaactttggttagaccacacttggagtattgtgaacagttctggtctccattttataaaaggatatagaggcactggagaagttgcaaaaaggatttactaggatgctatcagaactgagaggttataactatcaagaaagatcgagcaggctggggctcttttctctagaaaagagaagactgaggggtgacctgatagagatctttaagattatgaaatggtttggTAGGGTagtcgtagagaagatatttccacctgCGGagggaccagaactaggggccataaatataggacagtcactaataaatccaataaggaattcaggagaaacttctttatccagagagtggttagaacgtggaactcactaccacaaggagtagttgaggcgactagcatagatgcatttaagggaagctagataaatacatgagggagaaaggaatagagggatatgctgatagggttagatgaagtagggagggcggAGGCTCGTATAGAGCAAAAATACagcgtggacctgttgggctaaatggcctgttcctgtgctgtacattctatgtaagaacTGTTATTTGCTCATTGATAACAGTATTTGGTAGTCAAATAAGTACTTCTGATCTTTCCTAAaaaggtttatttttttaaaaaaaggtagaaGGCACAGAGAAAGAGGTACTTTAGTTGTAAAGTCAGTATTCCATATGGCCTAATCGCCCTCCCCTAAATTTCTGGGCATTTAGAACTTTATATCCAATAACCTATTGCACTTCCAAATGACTTGTGTTAGCAATGCAAATAACCAAAGCAATAAGTACCTCACGTTTTAATGTCCTCAAGCAGCAAGCATACATGGTGGGAGAATACAGAAAGTACTCATAGAAAATGTATATGATTACAACAATAGagtttagcttttttttaaacatacagAAATGTTAATTTTCTTTCTGGCATGGAGACCCCAGATTTGGGGCCCCCTTCCTGCTCGGCCACATTGTGATGTCATTGACGGGGAGTGTCCCCATGCATCTGAGAGTTGCTCCATAAAAATAACGGGGGCCTTGATTTTATACTTACCCAAGAGCTGCTCCAGATCCATGAGACCCGAGGAAACCATGCTACAGTCTAGTAACTGCTTTCTCATTCTGTAGTATGGTTTCTGGTGGAGTAGCTTTAAAGTTGTGGTCTTTGCTGCTCCAGAGTACATGAGAATGTTCTCAGTGGGTGATGGCACACTAGCAAGGAAAAGACCCAGCTTGAGGGTCCCTGTTTCAACAATAAACTGTTTTTAAAAAGGTCAAAGTGAACTTTCATATGAGTGTATAATTTTTCTTAAGATGTGGCAGTATTCTAGATAAAAGAATTAGTCCAGCTTTTCTTTACCTCTGGTTCAGTTAAACTAGCTTTGAATTCTTTAATCCTAATTAGTTTAGACTTTGAGCCAATTAAGGTATTTGCTTCTGCTCATCATAGAACAGATCCCCCACAGATCTGTGAATCAAAATGCTATATAAACTGTTTTTTATTAGGCCATCAGGGGTAAGAAGGGAAAAAGGTGTCATGGGAACTTTTTTCCTGCCAGCACAGTATGTATCTGGATTTAGTCCAACCCAGGACTAAACTGGCAATTTCAGTTTACATTGGCCTCTGATACCTTCCTATAGTTTCAGCCAAAGCATATGAAATATTTCCAGTAGCTATATACAAGTAATTGGATCATGTCACAGAGGCAGTAGTTACACCATTTTTTTTTCACTGCAGTTATTAAACTCATCTATAGGGTGGGTTCTCTTGAAGAAATACTTTTATTTGTTATTCAAGTAATGTTTGTTCTGCCTAACCTTTCATCTGTGTTTTCCAAGTCATCTACAAAAGCTTTGTCCAACTAAGATTGAAGAATAGACTGTTGCTTCCTTTGACAATGTACTACATTAAAGAAAAATGGTTTTAGTAAGAAAGGAAACCGGAGAACAGCTCAATAGCACAGGAGGTACAGCACTATTTGCTCACTAACCATATGGTTCTGTATTTGAGTTCCAGAACTACTTAGTATATGATGCACAATGGGTTAATTTCATGCCATTTTTGTGATATATGGTGCTAGTCCCATGAAAAGAATTATCACAAAATTAATAAGTGCAATATGATGTATTAGATGTTGTAATCTCCAATGGTTTTACTTCCCTTCACTAGTCTTTCAATCAATGTGCTCCATTCACCAGCAATTTAATTCagacttttaattttaaaataatgctgATGAACAGTGAAGCATGTTGACTGCAAGATCAGCTGGTGACTTCATTCAAGCTCAGGGAGCTATGGAATAGCAAAGCACCTGCACTTTAAGCAAATTCCTGATTTAAATTAAAATGTCAGTGAGGGGGAAAAACACAGTTGAAGATTACACTGAATTTCACATGACAAGGAACCTGAGACTTAAAGCACACCATTTTTTTGTGCACATTTTAAGTCTCACTTTCTTGGTCCCACAAGATAGACTTAATATGAATATCCCCAGTTTTACAATAAAATTTGTCCTTACCGCTGACAGGGTTATGGCTGTTGGCTGGGCCCTTTGTTGGAAGGAGGGAGAACTTACTTAGTTGATTTGGTACCCCACAAAGACAACTGCTGTAAGTGGACTGTGATCATTGAGAAATTTGTGGCATAAACTTTCCTCCTCTACTGAATAAAGCAATCAATCTGGCAGAAAATATGGAGAAAATGAAATGTCAAAATCAAAGACCTATTCAAATTCCCAAGAAATGGCAATTTGCAGCCATGCAAATGAGTGCTGGTCTCTATTTGAGCATTAGCAGGTGAAATAGTTAACATCACTGCATCACTTGAAGGAAAATCAGATTGAATGTGTGGAGTTTGTCTTACTTATTGTTCAACAACTCTTGCACTCCACTTTCGATACAGCTGTTTATAATCTGAATTGTATACATACTGTACATGGTATTTCATATGGCCTGTCTGTATATCAAAGTGACTGAACGAAATATTCAGGTGATATGATGTTAAGCTCAGACACACGAGATTTGTGATGCAAGTTATTAGGATTGAACAAATACTGGTGATCAACAATCTGAAGGATGTAATCAGGTTATCTAAAGGTACATCTCTGAACAAAACTGCTGCTAATCTTTTCATAACTACAACAGATTGAAGTAATCCATAGTTTTTGAAATACGAGCAAAGTAGGTTCAAgcaaaattttgtttttttacatCAAAGTTTTGCTCATTATAACTTGTACCTGTGCTTTCTAACCTTCAATTTGTTCAGCCCTGTAATTTAGAGTACTGTTTGTTATAACATTTCAGATTTGCTTCAAATACTGCAATTTTCCaataaaattcattttaaaaacctaaacttTTATGTACTTCTCAAATTTCAAgtgttcaatagtttaatgaagTTTCTAAAGAACcaataaatttgcatttataaagtgcctttaatatagtaaaacatcccaaggcatttcatatAGTAGAAAAATAAATAATGAGCATAAATGGACAAGTTAGGTGACGTATCAGAAGCCATGGTAAAATAGATATGTTTTGAAAAGGAACTAATGGTGGGGAAACAGGAAGTGAAATGGAGGGTttcagggagggagttccagacagCAGGGCTGAATCAGCTGAATGCCATGCCGCTAATGGTGGAACGAAGGGAAGGGGTGGACAGGATGTCAGGGATAAAAGGACAGGATGTCAGAGGTGAAGGGCTCAAGTTGGGACtgaaaggtggaggaggaggtcatAGAGGTAAGATGGGGCGAGACTTTGTagggatttgtagatgaggattttgaaacTAATGCATTGGGGGATAGGAAACCAATGTAGGTTGGCAAGGATTGAGGTGATTGATAACCGTAATAGAGCATGACAGGATGCAGACATTTCCTTTAGACAAGTTGGTGCTTGTAGACGGTGGAGCTTGTGAGACCATTTGAGAAGTCGAGACTGGAGTTGGTGAAAGCATGGATAAGAGTTTCATCTGTGGTGAAAGTGAGTGGTGGCTAGAAATACCAAATATTAATATGTTGTattaaaataattacatttttgaATTGTCTTTTAAGGAAAATGGTAAAAGTCTTTACAGTTggttgaggaggagagagaaactgtttagCCAATGGGATGGATATCAACAAAATTGGCTGCGGTTATAGTGAAGTCCATAGCCCAGACctcttacttttttaaaaaaagagtatcTGGCAGATCAAGAAAAACTGCTGCCTCTGATGATAAGTTAGAGCACCAGTTAGCCTCTGAGACAGAAAATGTCAAATGTGGATTTTCCCAAGAGCTTCCTCAAGATTAGTTTAAAATGAACACAAAACAATGTTATGAGTTTATTTCACTGAAACACACTTAACAAAAATCATTCTGCCTTTACTGCATTGCATATAAAACAGAAATCATTTGcacttacaacaacttgcatctatcgCTGCAATGTCAGcaatgccttctttcagatgaggttaAGCTAAGACTATGGCTATGGCTGCCTGTTTAGATGGATATCTTATCGCACTATTCAAAAAGCAGGATTTCTCCaggcaaacatttatccctcaatcatctCCACCAAAAAGTGATTAAATGGTCAGTGGTCagttgtttttgggaccttgctatactcaaattggctgctgtatttgcctacaaaataacagtgactacacttcaaaactaattcattggctgtaaagtgctttgggacatcctgaaattgtgacaggcactatataaataaagaacttgcaattatatagcgcttttcacaacctcagggcaacccaaaatgctttacagctaataaagtacttttgaagcgtagttactgttgcaatgtaggaaatatgtcagccaatttgcacacagcaaggtcccacaaacagcaattaaataaatgaccagatcatctgtcacaggtgttggctgagggataaatgttggccaggacaccagaagaactccctgctcttctttgaataatgccataggatattttacgtccacctaagaaagcagacggagcctcggtttaatgtctcatccgaaagacggcacctccaacagtacaccgCTCTTTCAGTACAGCACAGCagatgccagcctagattttctgctcaagccttggtagtgggatttgaacccagaaatttctgactcagagttgagagtactatcactgagccaaaaTGCATGTTCTTTACATAGTACCTTTAATGAAGTGAAGCATGGTACTTCATGGGTAGATTGGAGCAGGAGTTAGGAAAGTAACAAAGGtgtggttgaagaggtaggttttgaagaTGGAAGAGATACAGCATGGAGGAGAGATGTGGGAAAAGAATACAATAATGCAGGGGTGTGATGGCTGAAGGGTGTGCCATCAATGGTAGAGCGGGGTTGGGGGAAATACACCAGAGTTAGAAGACTTGAGCATGCAAGCTGCAACATAGggatgaaggaggttgcagaggtagggtggagAAAGGCCATCGAGAGATCTTTAAATGTAGGGCAACTCGGTCCCAGTGGGGATCAACAAGGATAGTAGTAATAGGTGAGTGAGATTTAAGAAACAATAGGATACTGGTCACGAAGTTCTGAATTAGTTGGAGTTTATGAAAGGTGGAATTGAGAAGGTGGCAAGAAAAGTGTCAGAGAAGTCAAGCCAGAAAGTGACTAAGATGTGTTTGAGGGTTTCAGTGGTGTTGGGTGGGGTAAAATTAGGATtacagatttgaaaacaagtcGTCTTGCAGTTGGATCAGATGTGGGGTTTTAAGCTCAGGGTCTAACAGGGCACTGAAGTGTGCACCATCAGGTTTGCTAATCATGCAGTGAGGAAGGTAGATGGAATTGGAGGTTAAGCCACAAAAGTTTTTGACAGGAGCCAAATTTGATGGTTTCTGTCTTGCCAATGTTGAGCTGTAGAAAATTCTGGCTTCTCCATGACTTGTATGTTGGACAGGAAGTCGACAGCACAGCAGGCTTTGGTTGCccgacctttctcccttgtgggaatgtacctagactatacccgaaccatatcctccttaaaggccgcccattgttcaattacagttttacctgctaatctttgattccaatttacctgtgccaaatctgttctcatcccactgaaattggccctcctccaattgagtatttttactttagagtggtccatgtctttTTCCAT
The nucleotide sequence above comes from Heptranchias perlo isolate sHepPer1 chromosome 23, sHepPer1.hap1, whole genome shotgun sequence. Encoded proteins:
- the LOC137341129 gene encoding monocarboxylate transporter 7-like isoform X1 produces the protein MTMFTGNMRGCTTNVYTKTPDGGWGWIIAIAFFFVEVLTYGIIKSFGVFFYDLMIYFDESNSRVSWILSISVFVMMFTAPLSTILSNHFGYRPVVMLGGLLVSMGMMAASFARTIVEMYIAVGVVSGIGLCFSFLPTVTVLSHYFEKYRSLVIAVASTGECLAIFIFAPAFTLLKNHLGWKNCLLVIGALQLNIVVCGALLRPIVIRRTEKEPMDAAMETKYMLENEETRISVDSGVESLSTSSNHLQHSKKCITNDSHKENLEMLPDRKPKPKHQSKLLDFSVLKNKSFIFYALFGLFGTLGFLAPQLYVIPLSISLGVDEWAAYMLSAMAIMEVFGRLSGGWVLNKQPIRKIYIELICVSLLSLVLLCFPFTKGFWSLVTCSMLYGFMFGTVAGTHIPMLAEDDVVGVEKMSSAVGIYIFIQSFSGLAGPPIGGWLVDVTGRNYGSAFFFCGIGVGVGAIFLALVRPSKKGFCKRKQPLETDKQHELQQDLKIAQEVPEDFLDTDLRKPESLQDQFQSTA
- the LOC137341129 gene encoding monocarboxylate transporter 7-like isoform X2, whose protein sequence is MLGGLLVSMGMMAASFARTIVEMYIAVGVVSGIGLCFSFLPTVTVLSHYFEKYRSLVIAVASTGECLAIFIFAPAFTLLKNHLGWKNCLLVIGALQLNIVVCGALLRPIVIRRTEKEPMDAAMETKYMLENEETRISVDSGVESLSTSSNHLQHSKKCITNDSHKENLEMLPDRKPKPKHQSKLLDFSVLKNKSFIFYALFGLFGTLGFLAPQLYVIPLSISLGVDEWAAYMLSAMAIMEVFGRLSGGWVLNKQPIRKIYIELICVSLLSLVLLCFPFTKGFWSLVTCSMLYGFMFGTVAGTHIPMLAEDDVVGVEKMSSAVGIYIFIQSFSGLAGPPIGGWLVDVTGRNYGSAFFFCGIGVGVGAIFLALVRPSKKGFCKRKQPLETDKQHELQQDLKIAQEVPEDFLDTDLRKPESLQDQFQSTA